Proteins co-encoded in one Klebsiella michiganensis genomic window:
- a CDS encoding GntR family transcriptional regulator: MTRYQHLATLLAERIEQGLYQSGERLPSVRSLSSEHGVSISTVQQAYHVLEDQQLISPQPRSGYFVSPRKAVPPVPRLTRPVQRPVEVTQWDAVLELVNSRQDCEVIAFGSGSPDLTQSTMKPLWREMGRLTQYQEPELLGYDGMFGVKALREQIARLMLDSNCVVNADEIVVTNGCHEALSIAIRAVCEPGDIVAVESPSFHGTMQMLRGYGVKVVEIPTDSVTGISLEALELALEQWPIKAVILVPNCNNPLGFIMPDARKKAVMNLAQRFDIAIIEDDVYGELAYEYPRPMTIKSLDVDGRVLLCSSFSKTLAPGLRVGWIVPGRYLDRTLHTKYIGTGSSATFTQQAVAAFIRNGHYHRHLRRMRQHYQRNLDVFTCRVRQYFPCGICVSRPQGGFLMWIELPEEVDAVRLGSALKEAKIHIAIGSLFSASGKYRHCLRLNYSLPFNAVTEAALKRLGEIVECAI; encoded by the coding sequence ATGACGCGTTACCAACATCTCGCCACGCTGCTGGCGGAGCGTATTGAGCAAGGGCTATACCAAAGCGGGGAGCGTTTGCCCTCGGTTCGTAGCCTGAGCAGCGAGCACGGCGTCAGCATCAGCACGGTGCAGCAGGCGTATCACGTCCTGGAAGACCAGCAACTGATCTCCCCCCAGCCGCGCTCCGGCTACTTCGTGTCGCCGCGCAAAGCCGTTCCGCCTGTGCCTCGTTTAACGCGGCCCGTACAGCGCCCGGTGGAAGTGACGCAGTGGGATGCGGTGCTGGAATTGGTGAACTCCCGGCAGGACTGCGAAGTGATCGCATTTGGCAGCGGATCGCCGGATCTCACTCAATCGACCATGAAACCGCTGTGGCGGGAAATGGGGCGGCTCACGCAGTATCAGGAACCGGAGCTGCTGGGTTACGACGGTATGTTTGGTGTGAAAGCGCTGCGCGAGCAAATTGCCCGGCTGATGCTGGACAGCAACTGTGTGGTGAATGCTGATGAGATAGTCGTGACCAACGGCTGCCATGAAGCGCTGTCGATTGCTATTCGCGCGGTGTGTGAGCCGGGGGACATTGTGGCGGTTGAGTCGCCGTCATTCCACGGCACCATGCAGATGTTGCGTGGATACGGCGTAAAAGTGGTTGAAATTCCAACGGATTCCGTCACCGGTATTAGCCTGGAGGCGCTGGAGCTGGCGCTGGAGCAGTGGCCCATCAAAGCCGTGATACTAGTGCCTAACTGCAATAATCCACTTGGATTTATCATGCCGGACGCGCGTAAAAAAGCGGTGATGAACCTTGCCCAGCGTTTTGATATCGCCATCATCGAGGATGATGTTTACGGCGAGCTGGCTTATGAATATCCCCGCCCGATGACCATTAAATCTCTGGATGTGGATGGCCGCGTCCTGCTGTGCAGTTCGTTCTCAAAAACGCTGGCGCCGGGGCTGCGTGTGGGCTGGATTGTGCCGGGGCGCTACCTCGACCGTACGCTGCACACCAAGTATATCGGCACCGGCAGCAGCGCGACCTTTACCCAACAGGCGGTGGCGGCTTTTATCCGTAACGGGCATTACCACCGCCATCTCCGGCGTATGCGGCAGCACTACCAGCGTAATCTGGACGTGTTTACCTGTCGCGTGCGGCAATATTTCCCCTGTGGGATCTGCGTCAGCCGGCCTCAGGGGGGCTTTCTGATGTGGATTGAACTCCCGGAAGAAGTCGATGCGGTGAGGCTGGGCAGCGCCTTGAAAGAGGCAAAAATCCATATTGCGATCGGCTCGCTGTTTTCGGCTTCTGGAAAATACCGCCATTGCCTGCGGTTGAACTATTCTTTGCCGTTCAACGCCGTTACCGAGGCGGCACTCAAAAGGTTGGGCGAAATCGTGGAGTGCGCGATTTGA
- a CDS encoding membrane protein → MSSATLQMREHFETCLGIIRQASLQILPLLNIRAAEGKDPQWFFQQLEQARMALGSWGAVAKRLNLNDAEISQFTLLLRHLQQLVPQYESGQEVSQNQLLAALRFTSYLEHVRFKQPLLGYSTELSSDVDGLQKGAQQQMRAIELMLKGLVNQAWGSQAELVNQLKSQFGADKVRRWLKRGERGDVLSGMKFSELALMVVDKKEFAHHYAKIYQNSSQLGFLIDQRKTLQIFLDGVRQIRNDLMHKQPLTTVQVALLGNYFAEVSASVQKAFSEGRTTVNPSALLETDDATLQHYLDLARKNHAAQGGDPEEIRESIERYDPRSAKKQQDTTGIISTALWASVGIMVVAVAVVGLYLLSDLSSRPELAAPQPVVSAPVQQKERPEPNSPRDMLANMGITWDENNLRAAINRNDTRIVRLFMQGGMHWKVYFAEQALAADDRDVLTILLQYRPQMDEARPCRRLIGSTELGMKKGQKLTSLRKQFLASFCSSDAAVQRQKEEVERAQMRLAAQKQRYEDATAQGLETEPVDEQTVKIQQAIYNAMR, encoded by the coding sequence ATGAGCAGCGCAACATTGCAGATGCGGGAGCACTTTGAGACGTGTCTGGGGATTATTCGGCAGGCTTCGCTACAGATTCTGCCGTTACTGAATATTCGAGCCGCCGAAGGCAAAGATCCGCAATGGTTTTTCCAGCAACTGGAACAGGCCCGCATGGCGCTTGGCAGCTGGGGGGCGGTGGCAAAGCGGCTGAATCTTAACGATGCCGAAATCTCCCAATTCACGCTGCTGCTGCGCCATCTGCAGCAGCTGGTGCCTCAGTATGAAAGCGGGCAGGAGGTTAGCCAGAACCAGCTCCTCGCCGCCCTGCGGTTTACCAGCTACCTTGAACATGTGCGTTTCAAGCAGCCATTGCTTGGCTATTCCACCGAACTTTCCTCCGACGTTGACGGGCTACAAAAAGGCGCCCAGCAGCAGATGCGTGCCATTGAACTGATGCTGAAAGGGTTGGTCAATCAGGCCTGGGGAAGTCAGGCGGAGCTGGTCAATCAGCTAAAAAGCCAGTTTGGGGCTGACAAAGTTCGCCGCTGGCTGAAGCGCGGTGAACGGGGCGACGTGCTAAGCGGGATGAAATTTAGCGAGCTGGCGCTGATGGTGGTGGATAAAAAAGAGTTTGCGCACCACTACGCAAAAATTTACCAAAACTCGTCGCAGCTGGGGTTTCTTATCGACCAGCGTAAAACCCTGCAAATCTTCCTCGATGGCGTCAGGCAGATCCGCAATGACCTGATGCACAAGCAGCCGCTGACGACCGTGCAGGTTGCTCTGCTCGGCAACTATTTTGCCGAAGTAAGCGCTTCGGTGCAGAAAGCGTTTAGCGAAGGGCGCACCACCGTTAATCCATCGGCGCTGCTGGAAACGGATGATGCGACGCTGCAACACTACCTCGACCTGGCCCGGAAAAATCATGCGGCGCAGGGCGGCGACCCGGAAGAAATCAGAGAGTCTATTGAGCGCTATGACCCGCGCTCAGCCAAAAAACAGCAGGATACCACCGGGATTATCTCCACCGCGCTTTGGGCTTCGGTTGGCATTATGGTGGTTGCAGTCGCTGTGGTGGGGCTCTATTTGCTGAGCGACCTCTCTTCCAGACCAGAACTGGCGGCCCCGCAGCCGGTTGTCAGCGCGCCCGTGCAGCAAAAAGAGCGGCCGGAACCCAACAGCCCGCGGGATATGCTCGCCAATATGGGTATCACCTGGGATGAAAATAACCTGCGGGCGGCGATAAACCGTAACGACACCCGTATTGTGCGCCTGTTCATGCAGGGCGGTATGCACTGGAAAGTCTATTTTGCTGAGCAGGCGCTGGCGGCGGATGACCGCGATGTGCTGACTATTTTGCTGCAATACCGCCCGCAAATGGATGAGGCCCGGCCTTGCCGCAGGCTGATTGGCTCCACCGAGTTAGGCATGAAAAAGGGGCAAAAGCTGACTTCGCTGAGAAAGCAATTCCTCGCCAGCTTCTGCAGCTCCGATGCCGCCGTGCAGCGGCAGAAAGAGGAAGTTGAGCGCGCCCAGATGCGCCTGGCGGCGCAGAAACAGCGCTATGAAGATGCCACCGCGCAGGGGCTTGAGACAGAGCCGGTCGATGAGCAGACCGTCAAAATTCAGCAGGCGATATACAACGCGATGCGCTAA
- a CDS encoding acetyltransferase: protein MEPLLTTPRLTLRRFTRADLPVFIEYRNQPEVARYQSWDGYSEADAEAFYAQQEPLDFNTDESWFQIAVVRSEDRRLLGDVAVHFFDEGQQAELGMTFDERHQRQGFAFESLRGAIELLFTTFNKHRLVATVDARNEAAAGLLEKLGFRREAHFRQNIFFKGEWGDEYVYALLRSEWK from the coding sequence ATGGAGCCGTTACTGACCACTCCGCGCCTGACGCTACGCAGGTTTACTCGTGCGGATTTGCCCGTTTTTATTGAATACCGTAACCAGCCGGAAGTCGCTCGCTACCAGAGCTGGGATGGCTATAGCGAGGCCGATGCCGAGGCGTTTTATGCCCAGCAAGAGCCGCTGGACTTTAACACCGATGAAAGCTGGTTCCAGATTGCGGTGGTGCGCAGCGAAGATCGGCGTTTATTGGGTGACGTTGCCGTTCACTTTTTTGATGAAGGCCAGCAGGCAGAGCTGGGCATGACCTTTGACGAACGCCATCAGCGGCAGGGGTTTGCTTTTGAATCTCTGCGTGGGGCGATTGAGCTGCTGTTCACCACATTCAACAAACATCGCCTGGTCGCGACGGTTGATGCGAGGAACGAGGCTGCGGCTGGCCTGCTGGAGAAGCTGGGGTTTCGTCGCGAAGCACATTTCCGCCAGAATATTTTTTTCAAAGGCGAATGGGGGGATGAATATGTCTACGCGCTCCTGCGCAGTGAATGGAAATAA
- a CDS encoding 3-deoxy-D-manno-oct-2-ulosonic acid (Kdo) hydroxylase family protein — protein MSDLNITLDTATLTHPLSQWGSAAAESVVGELEQGKVVFLPQLAFTLSEQETALLNPAVVDPKRKNISYQPLKDKLTGVAVAEQEPEVRALLKRHYESCLQLIATLLPEYQQVLHTPTNSLRLHPVKQWTQNTSWRKDDSRLHVDAFPSRPNYGERILRIFTNINPAGESRSWRVGEAFPTLAERFLPRLKSYSPASSWLQNAVGITKTRRSHYDHLMLQMHDAMKADAGYQKQGPQVAIDFPPGSSWICFSDQTPHAAMGGQFMLEQTFLLPVNSMQNPQHSPLKVLEGLLRKPLI, from the coding sequence ATGTCAGATTTAAACATCACTCTTGATACCGCGACCCTGACGCACCCGCTTTCCCAGTGGGGGAGCGCAGCCGCAGAATCCGTTGTTGGCGAGCTGGAGCAGGGCAAAGTTGTTTTTCTGCCACAGCTGGCGTTCACGCTGAGCGAACAGGAAACCGCACTGCTCAACCCGGCGGTAGTGGATCCGAAACGTAAAAACATCAGCTATCAGCCCCTGAAGGATAAACTAACCGGTGTGGCCGTTGCTGAGCAGGAGCCAGAGGTACGTGCGCTATTGAAACGCCATTACGAATCCTGCCTGCAGCTGATTGCCACTCTTCTGCCGGAATACCAGCAGGTGCTGCATACGCCGACCAACAGTCTGCGCCTGCATCCCGTTAAGCAGTGGACGCAAAACACATCGTGGCGTAAGGACGACAGCCGCCTGCACGTAGATGCGTTCCCGTCCCGGCCTAACTATGGTGAGCGTATTCTACGTATTTTCACCAACATCAATCCGGCCGGTGAAAGCCGTAGCTGGCGCGTAGGGGAAGCTTTCCCTACGCTGGCCGAGCGCTTCCTGCCGCGCCTGAAAAGCTATTCCCCGGCGAGCAGCTGGCTGCAGAACGCCGTCGGCATCACCAAAACTCGCCGCAGCCACTACGACCATCTGATGCTGCAAATGCACGACGCCATGAAAGCCGATGCGGGCTACCAGAAGCAGGGGCCGCAGGTGGCCATCGACTTTCCACCGGGCAGCAGCTGGATTTGTTTCTCCGATCAGACGCCGCATGCCGCAATGGGCGGGCAGTTTATGCTGGAGCAGACGTTCCTGTTGCCGGTGAATTCGATGCAAAACCCGCAGCATTCCCCGCTGAAAGTGCTGGAAGGGCTGCTGCGTAAGCCGCTGATTTAG
- a CDS encoding nucleoside triphosphatase (catalyzes the hydrolysis of nucleoside triphosphates), with amino-acid sequence MRQRVIACPIIQNQGQYLLCKMPQDRGVFPGQWALSGGGIEPGETMAEGLRREIREELGEALIISHIEPWTFRDDVRVKTYADGSKEQVYMIYLMFDCISENREITINEEFEQYAWVSPQDLASYDLNEATAATFRDKGLL; translated from the coding sequence ATGCGACAAAGAGTGATTGCCTGCCCGATTATCCAGAATCAGGGCCAATATTTACTGTGTAAAATGCCACAGGATCGAGGCGTTTTTCCCGGCCAGTGGGCGCTGTCCGGGGGCGGTATTGAGCCGGGCGAAACCATGGCAGAAGGGCTACGGCGCGAGATTCGCGAAGAGCTGGGCGAAGCGCTGATTATCTCGCATATCGAGCCCTGGACCTTCCGCGATGATGTGCGGGTGAAAACCTACGCCGACGGCAGCAAAGAGCAAGTGTATATGATTTACCTGATGTTCGACTGCATCAGCGAAAACCGCGAGATAACCATTAACGAAGAGTTTGAGCAGTATGCGTGGGTGAGCCCGCAGGATCTGGCGAGCTACGACCTTAACGAAGCCACCGCCGCGACGTTCCGTGATAAGGGGCTGCTTTAA
- a CDS encoding protease: MHKQKYLPVAAALLFSPALLASTSFNFSPDAVTTNISTSILNGESKELVYNQGDGSKLSELKWKIKNTPIIKGGISWDAQRYITLNANGWTTFASRGSHMSDYDWQTPGQSHWSDRSTHPDTSLNYANQFDLNLTGWLLKEPAYNVGVVTGYQETRYSWTARGGSYNYFNGALVGEFPAGKPGIGYSQKFSVPYIGLTGSYRYQDFDIAGQFKFSPWVNAQDNDEHYMRQLSFSEKSNNSNYYAATVSAGYYVTPNTRLYTELTWTRFAEAKASTKTRDNNTGETWSQGSGAAGLSNDSYTYGVGIQYRF, from the coding sequence ATGCACAAGCAAAAATACCTGCCTGTAGCCGCCGCATTGCTGTTTAGCCCGGCGCTGCTAGCTTCAACCAGCTTTAATTTTTCACCCGATGCAGTCACCACAAATATTTCCACCAGCATTTTAAACGGAGAATCTAAAGAGCTCGTTTATAATCAAGGCGATGGCAGTAAATTAAGTGAACTGAAATGGAAAATCAAAAATACACCTATTATTAAAGGCGGTATTAGCTGGGACGCACAGCGCTACATCACCCTCAATGCTAATGGCTGGACAACCTTCGCCTCTCGCGGCTCGCATATGTCCGATTATGACTGGCAAACGCCAGGCCAGAGCCACTGGAGCGACAGATCCACTCACCCTGATACCAGCCTGAATTACGCCAACCAGTTCGACCTTAACCTCACCGGCTGGCTGCTGAAGGAGCCCGCTTATAACGTTGGCGTGGTGACCGGCTACCAGGAAACACGCTATAGCTGGACGGCCAGAGGCGGCTCATACAATTATTTCAACGGCGCACTTGTGGGCGAATTTCCTGCCGGGAAACCGGGAATTGGTTATAGCCAGAAATTCAGCGTGCCGTACATTGGGCTAACCGGAAGCTATCGCTATCAGGACTTTGATATTGCAGGGCAATTTAAATTCAGCCCGTGGGTAAATGCCCAGGATAATGACGAGCACTATATGCGTCAGCTGAGTTTTAGCGAAAAAAGTAATAATTCCAATTATTACGCCGCAACCGTCTCGGCCGGTTATTACGTGACGCCAAATACCCGGCTGTACACGGAATTAACGTGGACACGTTTTGCCGAAGCAAAAGCCTCAACCAAAACCCGCGATAATAACACCGGGGAAACCTGGTCTCAGGGCAGCGGTGCCGCAGGCCTGAGTAACGACAGCTACACCTACGGCGTCGGCATTCAGTATCGCTTCTGA